One genomic region from Arthrobacter pigmenti encodes:
- a CDS encoding branched-chain amino acid aminotransferase produces MTATQLEFAQHPSASPRTEAEREAILANPGFGNHFTDHTVVVDFTVDDSGEGGWGNARLEAYGPIAMDPAAAVLHYGQEIFEGMKAYRHADDSIWTFRPEANAARLNRSAARLALPQLPEEIFLESLRQLVAADKEWVPTRDGESLYLRPFMIATEAFLGVRPAREVSYRVIASPAANYFGGELAPVSIWVSRNYARAGRGGTGAAKCGGNYAASLAAQLEAEAHGCKQVLFLDQFNNNAVEELGGMNVFFVFKDGSLVTPSLSGTILEGITRSSIIQLAQDRGLNVQERTITLDEWRDGVGSGEITEVFACGTAAVITPIGELKDGDDVISAPDPSAGEVTMSIREQLLGIQTGAVEDPHGWLTRLV; encoded by the coding sequence ATGACAGCTACCCAGCTGGAATTCGCCCAGCACCCGTCCGCCAGCCCTCGAACGGAGGCGGAGCGCGAAGCGATTCTCGCAAACCCGGGGTTCGGTAACCACTTCACCGACCACACCGTCGTGGTGGACTTCACGGTTGATGATTCGGGTGAGGGCGGCTGGGGTAATGCGCGGCTCGAGGCGTACGGCCCCATCGCCATGGATCCCGCAGCTGCAGTGTTGCACTACGGCCAGGAAATCTTCGAGGGCATGAAGGCATACCGCCATGCGGATGACTCGATCTGGACCTTCCGTCCGGAGGCCAACGCGGCGCGTCTTAACCGCTCCGCCGCGCGGTTGGCACTCCCGCAGCTGCCGGAGGAGATCTTCCTTGAATCACTCCGCCAGCTGGTCGCCGCAGACAAGGAATGGGTTCCCACCCGGGACGGTGAGAGCCTCTACCTGCGCCCCTTCATGATCGCCACGGAAGCCTTCCTCGGCGTTCGGCCCGCCCGCGAGGTTTCCTACCGCGTCATCGCCTCGCCGGCTGCAAACTACTTCGGCGGGGAACTGGCTCCGGTCTCCATCTGGGTCTCACGGAACTACGCGCGTGCCGGCCGGGGCGGAACGGGTGCGGCGAAGTGCGGCGGCAACTACGCGGCGTCGCTCGCTGCCCAGCTCGAGGCAGAAGCACACGGCTGCAAGCAGGTCCTCTTCCTGGACCAGTTCAACAACAACGCCGTCGAGGAACTCGGCGGCATGAACGTCTTCTTCGTGTTCAAGGACGGATCGCTGGTTACCCCGTCATTGAGCGGAACCATCCTCGAGGGCATCACCCGTTCCTCGATCATCCAGCTGGCACAGGACCGCGGACTGAACGTCCAGGAACGCACCATCACCCTCGATGAGTGGCGGGACGGCGTTGGCAGCGGCGAGATCACCGAGGTTTTCGCGTGCGGCACCGCCGCAGTCATCACCCCCATTGGTGAGCTGAAGGACGGCGACGACGTCATCAGCGCCCCCGATCCCTCCGCGGGTGAGGTCACGATGTCCATCCGCGAGCAGCTCCTGGGAATCCAGACCGGCGCGGTGGAAGACCCGCATGGTTGGCTGACGCGCCTCGTCTAG
- a CDS encoding 3-isopropylmalate dehydrogenase: MTSSSINVAVIPGDGIGPEVIAEAVKVLRSATASADAELDLTEYKLGAEHWLATGETLTAQTLEKLRAHDAILFGAVGAAPGDTRIPSGLIEREMLLKLRFSLDHYVNLRPSRLYQGVASPLGNPGEIDFIVVREGTEGPYVGNGGSLRTGTPHEIATEVSINTAHGVERVVRDAFRRASERPRKKLTLVHKHNVLVYAGHLWKRTVEAVAAEFPEVTHDYLHVDAAMIFLATDPARFDVIVTDNLFGDIITDLAAAVTGGIGLAASGNINMDRTAPSMFEPVHGSAPDIAGQQKADPTAAILSAALLLHHMGFAEQAAKIEQAVENDVAARSATPRTTAEIGDAIAAAVS, encoded by the coding sequence ATGACTTCATCGAGTATCAACGTGGCAGTTATCCCCGGCGACGGCATTGGTCCGGAGGTGATCGCCGAAGCAGTGAAGGTGCTGCGGAGCGCCACCGCTTCGGCCGACGCCGAGCTGGACCTGACCGAGTACAAGCTTGGCGCGGAGCACTGGCTGGCAACGGGGGAGACCCTTACCGCCCAAACGCTGGAGAAGCTGCGCGCCCATGACGCCATTCTTTTCGGGGCAGTCGGAGCGGCTCCTGGGGACACCCGTATTCCCTCGGGACTGATCGAGCGCGAAATGCTGCTCAAGTTGCGCTTCAGTCTTGACCATTATGTGAATCTGCGCCCTTCCAGGCTTTACCAGGGAGTGGCAAGTCCGCTGGGCAATCCCGGCGAGATCGACTTCATCGTTGTCCGTGAGGGCACCGAAGGACCGTACGTCGGCAACGGAGGATCGCTGCGGACGGGTACCCCGCACGAGATCGCAACCGAGGTCTCCATCAACACCGCCCACGGCGTGGAACGGGTGGTCCGCGATGCCTTCCGGCGCGCGAGTGAGCGTCCCCGCAAGAAGCTCACGCTGGTACATAAGCACAATGTCCTGGTCTATGCCGGCCACCTCTGGAAGCGCACCGTCGAGGCCGTTGCAGCCGAATTCCCGGAGGTGACCCACGACTACCTGCACGTGGATGCCGCAATGATCTTCCTCGCCACCGATCCTGCCCGCTTCGACGTGATCGTCACCGACAACCTGTTCGGGGACATCATCACGGACCTCGCTGCGGCAGTGACCGGCGGCATCGGGCTCGCGGCATCCGGCAACATCAACATGGACCGCACGGCGCCGTCGATGTTCGAGCCGGTCCATGGCTCCGCCCCCGACATAGCGGGGCAGCAGAAGGCAGACCCGACCGCCGCGATCCTCTCCGCGGCGCTCCTCCTGCATCACATGGGCTTTGCCGAGCAGGCGGCGAAGATCGAGCAGGCGGTGGAGAACGACGTCGCTGCCCGGTCAGCGACGCCGCGAACCACCGCGGAGATTGGCGATGCTATTGCCGCCGCTGTGTCCTAA